In one window of Pseudomonas chlororaphis subsp. chlororaphis DNA:
- a CDS encoding 2-hydroxyacid dehydrogenase — protein sequence MRTILFSSQNYDRDSFLGTDLPPGIELQFQAARLSLDTAALAEHHEVVCAFINDDLSAPVLEQLAAGGTRLIALRSAGYNHVDLAAAKRLGLSVVRVPAYSPHAVAEHAVALILALNRRLHRAYNRTREGDFSLHGLTGFDLVGKTVGIVGTGQIGATFARIMAGFGCQLLAHDPFPNPQVEALGARYLSLPELLAQAQIISLHCPLTADSKHLINRQSLARMQPGAMLINTGRGGLVDTPALIEALKNGQLGYLGLDVYEEEAQLFFEDRSDLPLQDDVLARLLTFPNVIVTAHQAFLTREALAAIADTTLHNIAAWAAGAPCNRVEG from the coding sequence ATGCGCACGATTCTCTTCAGCAGCCAGAACTATGACCGCGACAGCTTCCTCGGCACCGATCTGCCGCCGGGCATCGAGCTACAGTTCCAGGCCGCGCGCCTGAGCCTGGACACCGCGGCCCTGGCGGAGCACCACGAAGTGGTCTGCGCCTTTATCAATGACGACCTGAGCGCCCCGGTGCTGGAGCAACTGGCCGCCGGCGGCACGCGCCTTATCGCGCTGCGCTCGGCCGGCTACAACCATGTCGACCTGGCCGCGGCCAAACGCCTGGGCCTGAGCGTGGTCCGGGTCCCGGCCTATTCTCCCCATGCCGTGGCCGAGCACGCCGTGGCCCTGATCCTGGCGCTGAACCGCCGCCTGCACCGCGCCTACAACCGCACCCGCGAAGGCGACTTCAGCCTGCACGGCCTGACCGGCTTCGACCTGGTGGGAAAAACCGTCGGCATCGTCGGCACCGGGCAGATCGGCGCCACCTTTGCCCGGATCATGGCCGGCTTCGGCTGCCAGTTGCTGGCCCACGATCCCTTCCCCAACCCGCAAGTCGAGGCCCTGGGCGCACGTTACCTGAGCCTGCCGGAGCTGCTGGCCCAGGCGCAGATCATCAGCCTGCACTGCCCGCTCACCGCCGACAGCAAACACCTGATCAACCGCCAGAGCCTGGCCCGGATGCAACCGGGCGCAATGCTGATCAACACCGGCCGCGGCGGCCTGGTGGATACCCCGGCACTGATCGAGGCCCTGAAGAACGGCCAACTGGGCTACCTGGGGCTGGATGTCTACGAAGAGGAGGCGCAGCTGTTCTTCGAGGACCGCTCCGACCTGCCGCTACAGGACGACGTGCTGGCGCGGCTGCTGACCTTCCCCAACGTGATTGTCACCGCCCACCAGGCCTTCCTCACCCGCGAGGCCCTGGCGGCGATCGCCGACACCACCTTGCACAACATCGCCGCCTGGGCCGCCGGCGCGCCCTGCAACCGGGTGGAAGGCTGA
- a CDS encoding META domain-containing protein, whose product MKRLALIAAFGAGLLGCAAEPVKLQQDRSYILEWIGERPLIDYSHLTITLGEDGRAYGNGGCNHWFAPYTLEGDKLSFGKVGSTRKLCAPALMEQERRFLQALETVQRWDISPIEQVRFWPAEGKPLRWWLEEG is encoded by the coding sequence ATGAAACGCCTGGCGTTGATCGCCGCGTTCGGCGCCGGCCTGCTGGGTTGCGCGGCGGAGCCGGTGAAACTGCAGCAGGATCGCAGCTACATCCTGGAGTGGATCGGCGAGCGTCCGCTGATCGACTACAGCCACCTGACCATCACCCTCGGTGAAGACGGTCGCGCCTACGGTAACGGCGGCTGCAACCATTGGTTCGCGCCCTATACCCTGGAGGGCGACAAGCTCAGCTTCGGCAAGGTCGGCAGCACCCGCAAGCTGTGCGCGCCAGCCCTGATGGAGCAGGAACGACGCTTCCTGCAGGCGTTGGAAACCGTCCAGCGCTGGGACATTTCCCCAATCGAGCAAGTGCGCTTCTGGCCGGCCGAAGGCAAGCCGTTGCGCTGGTGGCTCGAGGAAGGTTGA
- a CDS encoding TlpA disulfide reductase family protein, whose product MARQLAAALAIIGTLLLSGCGNDYGVDQYGRKVAAERVDKQWLVLNYWAEWCGPCRTEIPELNALAEGLKGQPVSVLGVNFDNVQGEELKSASEKLGIKFTVLAQNPAEIFDLPRSEGLPVTYIIDDQGKVREQLMGEQTAAGVMAKLEALRGH is encoded by the coding sequence ATGGCAAGGCAACTGGCAGCGGCATTGGCGATCATCGGCACTTTGTTGCTGAGCGGCTGCGGTAACGATTACGGGGTCGATCAATATGGCCGGAAAGTCGCCGCCGAGCGCGTGGACAAGCAGTGGCTGGTGCTCAATTACTGGGCCGAATGGTGTGGGCCGTGCCGCACCGAGATTCCCGAGCTCAATGCATTGGCCGAAGGGCTCAAGGGCCAGCCGGTGAGTGTGCTGGGGGTCAATTTCGATAACGTCCAGGGCGAAGAACTGAAGAGCGCCAGTGAAAAACTGGGGATCAAGTTCACCGTGCTGGCGCAGAACCCGGCGGAGATTTTCGACTTGCCACGCAGCGAAGGCTTGCCGGTGACCTACATCATCGATGACCAGGGCAAGGTGCGTGAGCAACTGATGGGCGAACAGACCGCGGCGGGCGTGATGGCGAAGCTGGAAGCCCTGCGCGGGCATTGA
- the arsC gene encoding arsenate reductase (glutaredoxin) (This arsenate reductase requires both glutathione and glutaredoxin to convert arsenate to arsenite, after which the efflux transporter formed by ArsA and ArsB can extrude the arsenite from the cell, providing resistance.) has protein sequence MTDLTLYHNPRCSKSRGALELLEARGLTPTVVRYLETPLDAAQLQSLLGKLGIGARQLLRTGEDEYKTLNLADASLSEAQLIAAIAAHPKLMERPILEVGDKAIIGRPPENVLEILP, from the coding sequence ATGACCGATCTGACGCTTTATCACAACCCGCGCTGCTCGAAATCCCGCGGTGCGCTGGAACTGCTGGAAGCCCGTGGCCTGACCCCGACCGTGGTCCGCTACCTGGAAACCCCGCTCGATGCCGCCCAGCTGCAAAGCCTGCTGGGCAAGCTCGGGATCGGCGCCCGCCAGCTGCTGCGCACCGGCGAAGACGAGTACAAGACCCTCAACCTGGCCGACGCCAGCCTCAGCGAAGCGCAGCTGATCGCCGCCATCGCCGCGCACCCGAAACTCATGGAACGGCCGATTCTCGAAGTCGGCGACAAGGCCATCATCGGCCGGCCGCCGGAGAACGTGCTGGAGATCCTGCCTTGA
- the wrbA gene encoding NAD(P)H:quinone oxidoreductase produces MSTPYILVLYYSRNGSTNEMARQIARGIEQGGMEARLRTVPAISADCEAVAPSIPEDGALYASLDDLKHCSGLALGSPTRFGNMAAPLKYFLDGTSNLWLTGALVGKPAGVFTSTASLHGGQETTLLSMMLPLLHHGMLITGLPYSESALLETRGGGTPYGASHHAGADGKSPLNEHEVALCRALGLRLAKTALQLESSRG; encoded by the coding sequence TTGAGTACGCCGTACATCCTGGTTCTCTACTACAGCCGCAACGGCTCGACCAACGAGATGGCCCGGCAGATCGCCCGGGGCATCGAACAAGGTGGCATGGAAGCGCGCCTGCGCACCGTGCCGGCGATATCCGCCGACTGCGAGGCCGTGGCCCCGAGCATCCCGGAAGACGGCGCGCTGTACGCCAGCCTCGACGACCTGAAGCACTGCTCCGGCCTGGCTTTGGGCAGTCCGACCCGGTTCGGCAACATGGCCGCGCCGCTGAAGTACTTCCTCGACGGCACCAGCAACCTGTGGCTGACCGGCGCCCTGGTGGGCAAGCCGGCCGGGGTGTTCACCTCCACCGCCAGCCTGCACGGCGGCCAGGAAACCACCCTGCTGTCGATGATGCTGCCGCTGCTGCACCACGGCATGCTGATCACCGGCCTGCCCTACAGCGAGTCGGCCCTGCTGGAAACCCGTGGCGGTGGCACGCCTTACGGTGCCAGCCACCATGCCGGCGCCGATGGCAAGAGCCCGCTGAACGAGCACGAGGTCGCCCTCTGTCGCGCCCTGGGCCTGCGCCTGGCCAAGACTGCCCTGCAACTGGAGAGCAGCCGTGGCTAA
- a CDS encoding DUF2069 domain-containing protein, with the protein MAKKPKILPAIEWLEPRVRITRVLSLICFFGLVGLLCGYYLFVADLHGARPWVILLIELVPLLLMAPGMLVGSARGHSWMCFVVNLYFIKGALAAYDPNRQLFGILEMLASLAVFCSALLYVRWRFQLNRKLAGEGQVSAA; encoded by the coding sequence GTGGCTAAAAAGCCGAAGATCCTGCCGGCCATCGAATGGCTGGAGCCGCGCGTACGCATCACCCGGGTGCTGAGCCTGATCTGCTTTTTCGGCCTGGTCGGCCTGCTCTGCGGCTACTACCTGTTCGTCGCCGACCTGCATGGCGCCCGGCCCTGGGTGATCCTGCTGATCGAACTGGTGCCGCTGCTGCTGATGGCGCCGGGCATGCTGGTGGGCAGCGCCCGCGGGCATTCCTGGATGTGCTTTGTGGTGAACCTGTATTTCATCAAGGGCGCGCTGGCCGCCTACGACCCGAACCGGCAACTGTTCGGCATCCTGGAGATGCTGGCCAGCCTGGCAGTGTTCTGCTCGGCCCTGCTCTACGTGCGCTGGCGCTTCCAGCTCAACCGCAAGCTGGCGGGCGAAGGCCAGGTCAGCGCCGCCTGA
- a CDS encoding DNA-3-methyladenine glycosylase I: MRDYKWLHEYCLNRFGSAAELEAHLPVPKTPAQLRKISDDRYLSTLALRVFRAGLKHSLVDAKWPAFEEVFFGFDPQKVVLMGAEHLERLMQDTRIIRHLGKLKSVPRNAQMVLDVEKEKGSFGALIADWPVTDIVGLWKYLAKHGHQLGGLSAPRFLRMVGKDTFVPTYDVVAALNAQQIIDKVPSSLKDLATVQGAFNQWHAESGRPLCQISMMLAYTVNH, translated from the coding sequence ATGCGCGATTACAAGTGGCTGCACGAATACTGTCTGAACCGCTTCGGTTCGGCGGCCGAGCTGGAAGCCCATCTGCCGGTGCCGAAAACCCCGGCGCAATTGCGCAAGATCAGCGATGACCGTTACCTCTCGACCCTGGCCCTGCGGGTATTCCGCGCCGGCTTGAAGCACAGCCTGGTGGACGCCAAGTGGCCGGCCTTCGAAGAGGTGTTCTTTGGCTTCGACCCACAGAAAGTGGTGCTGATGGGCGCCGAGCACCTCGAGCGGCTGATGCAGGACACGCGGATCATTCGCCACCTGGGCAAGCTCAAGAGCGTGCCGCGCAATGCGCAGATGGTGCTCGACGTGGAAAAGGAGAAGGGCAGTTTCGGCGCCTTGATCGCCGACTGGCCGGTGACCGACATCGTCGGCCTGTGGAAGTACCTGGCCAAGCACGGTCACCAGTTGGGCGGCCTGTCGGCCCCGCGCTTTCTGCGAATGGTCGGCAAGGACACCTTCGTGCCGACCTATGACGTGGTGGCGGCGCTGAATGCGCAGCAGATCATCGACAAGGTACCTAGCAGCCTCAAGGACCTGGCCACCGTGCAGGGCGCCTTCAACCAGTGGCACGCCGAAAGTGGCCGGCCGCTGTGCCAGATCTCGATGATGCTGGCGTATACGGTCAATCACTGA
- the ttcA gene encoding tRNA 2-thiocytidine(32) synthetase TtcA, whose amino-acid sequence MGTLTVNQNKLQKRLRRQAGEAVADFNMIEDGDKVMVCLSGGKDSYTMLDVLMHLQKVAPIKFDIVAVNMDQKQPGFPEHVLPAYLETLGVEYHIVEKDTYSVVKELIPEGKTTCSLCSRLRRGTLYTFADEIGATKMALGHHRDDIVETFFLNMFYNGSLKAMPPKLRADDGRNVVIRPLAYCSEKDIQAYSDLKQFPIIPCNLCGSQENLQRQVVKEMLQEWERKTPGRTESIFRGLQNVVPSQLADRNLFDFTSLKIDETAASRFVNVVNL is encoded by the coding sequence ATGGGCACTCTTACGGTCAACCAGAACAAACTGCAGAAACGCTTGCGCCGCCAGGCCGGGGAAGCGGTCGCCGACTTCAACATGATCGAAGACGGCGACAAGGTCATGGTCTGCCTGTCCGGCGGCAAGGACAGCTACACCATGCTCGATGTGCTGATGCACCTGCAGAAGGTTGCACCGATCAAGTTCGACATCGTCGCCGTGAACATGGACCAGAAGCAGCCCGGGTTCCCCGAGCACGTATTGCCGGCCTACCTCGAGACGTTGGGCGTGGAATACCACATCGTCGAGAAGGACACCTATTCGGTGGTCAAGGAACTGATACCGGAAGGCAAGACCACCTGTTCGCTGTGCTCGCGCCTGCGTCGCGGCACCCTGTACACCTTCGCCGACGAGATCGGCGCGACCAAGATGGCCCTGGGTCACCACCGGGACGACATCGTCGAGACCTTCTTCCTCAACATGTTCTACAACGGCTCGCTCAAGGCCATGCCGCCCAAGCTGCGGGCCGACGACGGGCGTAATGTGGTGATCCGCCCCCTGGCCTATTGCAGCGAGAAGGACATCCAGGCCTATTCCGACCTCAAGCAGTTCCCGATCATCCCGTGCAACCTCTGCGGCTCCCAGGAAAACCTGCAGCGCCAGGTGGTCAAGGAAATGCTCCAGGAATGGGAACGCAAGACCCCGGGCCGTACCGAAAGCATTTTCCGCGGCCTGCAGAACGTGGTGCCGTCGCAGCTGGCGGACCGCAACCTGTTCGACTTCACCAGCCTGAAGATCGATGAAACCGCGGCTTCGCGTTTCGTCAATGTGGTGAACCTCTGA
- a CDS encoding Yip1 family protein, with amino-acid sequence MIHHVVGLFTHPDQEWREIRGDEEESISHMYLTHTLILAAIPAISAFIGTTQVGWVIGNRAPVMLTMESALWMTIMSYLAMLGGVAVMGAFVHWMARTYDASPSLARCIAFATYTATPLFIGGLAALYPHMWLGMIVGTAAICYTVYLLYVGLPTFMNIPSDEGFLFSSSVLAVGLVVLVAIMAFTVIVWGLGVGPVYTN; translated from the coding sequence ATGATTCATCATGTCGTGGGACTCTTCACCCACCCCGATCAGGAATGGCGAGAAATACGTGGCGACGAAGAGGAAAGCATCAGCCACATGTACCTCACCCACACGCTGATTCTCGCGGCGATTCCGGCGATTTCGGCGTTTATCGGCACCACCCAGGTCGGTTGGGTCATCGGCAATCGGGCACCGGTCATGCTGACCATGGAAAGCGCGCTGTGGATGACCATCATGTCGTACCTGGCGATGCTGGGCGGGGTTGCGGTCATGGGTGCCTTCGTCCACTGGATGGCCCGCACCTACGACGCCAGCCCGAGCCTCGCGCGCTGCATCGCGTTCGCCACCTATACCGCGACGCCCCTGTTCATCGGTGGCCTGGCGGCGCTGTATCCGCACATGTGGCTCGGCATGATCGTCGGCACGGCCGCCATCTGCTACACCGTCTACCTGCTGTATGTCGGGTTGCCGACCTTCATGAACATTCCCTCGGACGAAGGTTTCCTGTTCTCAAGCTCCGTACTGGCCGTTGGGCTGGTGGTGCTGGTCGCGATCATGGCGTTCACCGTGATCGTCTGGGGTCTTGGCGTCGGCCCCGTTTACACCAACTGA
- a CDS encoding SprT family zinc-dependent metalloprotease produces the protein MPEQLNTRVEDCFQLAESFFKRPFKRPVVSLKLRGQKAGVAHLHENLLRFNPQLYRENTEDFLKQTVAHEVAHLIAHQLFGERIQPHGEEWQLIMRGVYELPPNRCHTYEIQRRSVTRYIYRCPCDNDFPFSAQRHRLVTQGRRYLCRRCRHTLVFSGEMRVE, from the coding sequence ATGCCCGAGCAACTCAATACCCGCGTCGAAGACTGTTTCCAACTCGCTGAATCCTTTTTCAAACGACCTTTCAAACGCCCGGTGGTCAGCCTCAAGTTGCGCGGCCAGAAAGCCGGTGTCGCCCACCTGCACGAGAACCTGCTGCGCTTCAACCCGCAGCTGTACCGGGAAAACACCGAAGACTTCCTCAAACAGACCGTGGCCCATGAAGTCGCGCACCTGATCGCCCACCAACTGTTCGGCGAGCGCATTCAGCCCCACGGCGAAGAATGGCAACTGATCATGCGCGGCGTGTACGAACTGCCGCCCAATCGCTGCCACACCTACGAGATACAGCGCCGCAGCGTGACCCGCTACATCTACCGCTGCCCCTGCGACAACGACTTTCCGTTTTCCGCCCAGCGCCATCGCCTGGTCACCCAGGGCCGACGCTATCTGTGTCGGCGTTGCCGGCACACCCTGGTGTTCAGCGGCGAGATGCGGGTGGAGTGA